A stretch of Bacillus pseudomycoides DNA encodes these proteins:
- a CDS encoding ribonuclease J, which yields MSTVENALSIFALGGVNEIGKNMYAIQYSNDIVVIDCGSKFPDESLLGIDLIIPDITYLQENKDKIRGLVVTHGHEDHIGGIPYLLKQLNVPIYATKLTIGLIGIKLKEHGLQSLTQLFVIDSESVIEFGSISLTFFKTNHSIPDCLGIAFHTPEGTVVHTGDFKFDLTPVNNQYPDIHKMAKIGSGGVLALLSESTNAERPGFTPSERSVGERIEEAFIKARRKVIISTFASNVNRVQQVVDAAIKTNRKLALLGRSMVNVVSVALEQGYLNIPEGMLIEANEINQMDPERVAILCTGSQGEPMAALSRLASGNYRQVDILSEDTVILAATPIPGNERNVSRIIDNLFLLGANVIYGSGSSTGMHVSGHAYQEELKLMLTLMKPKYFIPIHGEFRMLHHHSLLAESVGVKKENIYVISNGDVVDIKNQVAWKSRRIPAGNIYVDGLGIGDVGNAILRDRKQLSEDGMLVIVITLSKTERKIISGPDTISRGFVYVRDSEDFLQRINQLVVTTINNLQKENVSQWNVLKKEIKEVLGQFVYSHTKRKPMILPIIIEV from the coding sequence TTGAGCACAGTAGAAAATGCACTATCCATTTTTGCTTTAGGTGGAGTAAATGAAATAGGGAAAAATATGTATGCCATACAATATTCAAATGATATTGTGGTAATTGATTGCGGTTCTAAGTTTCCAGATGAAAGTTTATTAGGAATTGATTTGATTATCCCGGACATTACATACTTGCAAGAAAATAAGGATAAAATTCGAGGTTTAGTTGTTACACATGGACACGAAGATCATATTGGAGGGATCCCGTATCTATTAAAACAATTAAATGTACCAATTTATGCAACAAAATTAACAATCGGTTTAATTGGAATTAAATTAAAAGAACATGGGCTTCAAAGTTTAACACAATTATTTGTTATTGATTCGGAATCGGTTATTGAATTTGGTTCAATAAGTTTGACGTTTTTTAAAACGAATCACAGTATTCCTGACTGCCTTGGTATTGCTTTTCATACACCAGAAGGTACTGTAGTACATACAGGCGACTTCAAATTTGATTTGACTCCTGTAAATAATCAATACCCAGATATTCATAAAATGGCTAAAATCGGAAGTGGTGGCGTTTTAGCTCTACTCTCTGAAAGTACGAATGCAGAACGCCCTGGATTTACTCCATCAGAACGATCTGTAGGTGAGCGCATTGAAGAAGCATTCATCAAAGCTCGTAGAAAAGTCATTATTTCGACCTTTGCTTCTAATGTTAATCGTGTACAGCAAGTGGTAGATGCGGCTATAAAAACGAATAGAAAGCTTGCTTTGCTTGGGAGGAGTATGGTTAATGTAGTGTCTGTTGCTTTAGAACAAGGTTATTTGAATATTCCTGAGGGAATGTTAATAGAAGCAAATGAGATCAATCAAATGGACCCAGAAAGGGTAGCTATTCTTTGTACTGGAAGTCAAGGTGAACCTATGGCTGCTTTATCCCGTTTAGCCAGTGGAAACTATCGACAGGTAGATATCCTATCTGAAGATACTGTCATTTTAGCTGCAACTCCTATCCCAGGAAATGAACGTAATGTTTCACGTATTATAGATAATTTATTTTTATTGGGAGCCAATGTTATTTATGGATCGGGCAGTTCAACGGGAATGCATGTTTCTGGACATGCCTATCAAGAAGAATTAAAATTAATGCTTACTTTAATGAAACCTAAATATTTCATTCCTATTCATGGTGAATTTAGAATGTTACATCATCATAGTCTATTAGCAGAGTCCGTTGGTGTTAAGAAAGAGAATATTTATGTTATTAGTAATGGTGATGTAGTTGATATAAAGAACCAAGTCGCTTGGAAATCCAGACGAATACCTGCAGGGAATATATATGTAGATGGATTGGGTATTGGAGATGTTGGAAACGCTATCTTACGTGATCGTAAGCAGCTTTCTGAAGATGGTATGCTTGTTATAGTTATCACTCTTAGTAAAACAGAAAGGAAGATTATTTCTGGTCCGGATACGATTTCTCGTGGATTTGTATATGTTCGTGATTCGGAAGACTTTTTGCAGAGAATTAACCAATTGGTTGTAACAACCATTAACAATTTACAAAAAGAAAATGTTAGTCAATGGAATGTTCTTAAAAAAGAAATAAAAGAAGTACTTGGACAGTTTGTATACTCACATACAAAAAGAAAACCAATGATTCTTCCTATAATAATTGAAGTTTAA
- a CDS encoding YndM family protein produces the protein MKHVVALLIKYTAVSAVLLMILGIFQGISIPRILFISLVITGAAYLIGDLLMLPKYGNTVATIADFGLSFLGIWVLIYLLTNIDLTRNITASSFWAALLIGIVEIFFHIYMKRMVLHEDEDLRPSSNIHHRDKYAMEFSDEYVDHSKIQKVHSPGKAEDTNGKLK, from the coding sequence ATGAAACATGTTGTGGCCTTATTAATTAAATATACTGCAGTTAGCGCTGTACTACTCATGATATTAGGCATTTTTCAAGGTATTTCAATCCCTAGGATATTGTTTATCTCTTTAGTAATTACAGGAGCAGCCTATTTAATAGGAGATTTGTTGATGTTACCTAAGTACGGAAATACGGTTGCTACAATTGCAGATTTCGGGTTGAGTTTTTTAGGAATCTGGGTGTTAATTTATCTTCTTACAAATATAGATTTAACTCGTAATATTACAGCATCCTCCTTTTGGGCAGCTCTTCTCATTGGTATAGTAGAAATATTTTTTCATATTTACATGAAAAGAATGGTTTTACATGAAGATGAAGATTTACGTCCGTCATCTAACATACATCATCGTGATAAATATGCTATGGAGTTTTCAGATGAATATGTGGATCACTCTAAAATACAAAAAGTGCATTCACCTGGAAAAGCGGAAGATACAAATGGTAAATTAAAATAA
- a CDS encoding LysE family transporter → MISTIFSYLLLGISLSAPVGPINIAQINKGIKNGFLSAWLVGVGAMSADVIMMFLIYFGVSVYLTTPVAKLIIWVFGFFTLLYLGYESIKDASKQVESKGNGKKEHPMKSFASGFLIAISNPLNIVFWIGIYGAVLTSAIGTVGKERALLYSITIFVGIMIWDLFMATSIHYGRRFVNNRMMKWISIFAGIVLVGFGMYFGYEAIKGVGDLI, encoded by the coding sequence ATGATAAGCACTATTTTTAGTTACTTGTTGCTTGGAATTTCTCTATCAGCACCTGTTGGACCAATCAATATTGCCCAAATTAATAAAGGAATAAAAAATGGTTTTTTAAGTGCATGGCTTGTTGGAGTAGGAGCAATGTCAGCAGATGTTATTATGATGTTCTTAATTTATTTTGGGGTTTCTGTCTATTTAACAACACCTGTTGCGAAGTTGATCATTTGGGTATTTGGTTTCTTTACGCTGTTGTATCTTGGGTATGAAAGTATAAAAGATGCTTCTAAGCAGGTGGAGAGTAAAGGGAACGGAAAAAAAGAACACCCAATGAAATCATTTGCTTCAGGATTTTTAATTGCTATTTCTAATCCACTTAATATTGTATTTTGGATTGGTATTTATGGAGCCGTTTTGACAAGTGCGATTGGTACAGTAGGAAAAGAACGAGCTTTATTGTACAGCATTACAATATTTGTTGGAATTATGATTTGGGATTTATTTATGGCGACTTCCATTCATTATGGAAGAAGGTTTGTAAATAACCGTATGATGAAATGGATTTCTATTTTTGCAGGAATTGTTTTAGTTGGATTTGGGATGTATTTTGGATATGAAGCAATTAAAGGAGTTGGGGATCTCATATAA